Proteins encoded in a region of the Clostridium beijerinckii genome:
- a CDS encoding dynamin family protein produces MRKDNYILNIIDEIRGVLSKNNYRENRYNRDIAWFEERKSIYDDNIIRIAIMGITSSGKSTLVNALLGEKILPMAIRPSSSIIITASKGLKRQAVIYFKNSEPKVLESENLNEDAIAEYADESRNPGNTLNVTQIDIKTPYFMLDEKIHIIDSPGLDAWNLENHEKLTLEILLPTIDICIFVTTVKANSDATNAEKIKIVSEKDKQIILVQNMIDSIEEKIGRNGIVEEDKVTILKKYKKRAERLLMEITDDKEISEVIQISALNGLMGIVDKDKERYDSSNFEMFVNAIENCAENTTPKLNGQRAESLIEKINSIISTDQEIIKGNNLGEIEELIKVSNKEIDNLTNKFETAQNEIAEKIKEIENITSNIIKEISSVPSENIEDYLDIVDRINNKNLYIESDILSTVKKCEKDKRRIYDSLNLDIRSSYVLPSIESKNIEIKHKYEERTVLFKKEGVLNKGKRLLSNIFDKDWGYKEVGYDERIIDKDETIKRAQKICSENKNKYISILKEWSNQYTKAIDTFYEEVARRTEEFEEKKEQNIELYDIGEVTKDLIGIKNKLSNLRVDVKNEVAITSDNYEKNISYSIPKLHYNFYMLSNKVLEKNYLLVGKYINKKCKEKSNNMGLKLFWTWDIDSCRDFISRMYGIDLDFEVCELIKREGLYSFEDIAIIYESGKGTLKFYEKLRQIKDMTYSMFIIFNGIQIGNSKKQILESRNLNYFFKENSNLSVNLVIDSCREFINANNIEELLIEVKNLKDKVISRFSSIRPEYILINSKNPIYNMALIESQEIHEFLISDYKVIKEKLLENPLSRGVEEQETIEKILSYFLNTSKEEGV; encoded by the coding sequence ATGAGAAAAGATAATTACATATTGAATATAATTGATGAGATAAGAGGAGTTTTAAGTAAAAATAATTATAGAGAGAACAGATACAATAGGGATATAGCATGGTTTGAAGAACGAAAAAGTATTTATGATGATAATATAATACGAATTGCTATTATGGGAATAACTAGTAGTGGAAAATCTACTTTAGTAAATGCACTTCTTGGTGAAAAGATTTTACCCATGGCTATAAGACCTAGTTCAAGTATTATAATTACGGCATCAAAAGGATTAAAGAGACAAGCTGTTATTTATTTTAAGAATAGTGAGCCTAAAGTATTAGAGTCAGAAAATCTAAATGAAGATGCTATAGCAGAATATGCGGATGAGAGCAGGAATCCTGGAAATACGCTTAATGTTACTCAGATTGATATAAAAACACCTTATTTTATGTTAGATGAGAAAATACATATAATCGATAGCCCAGGATTAGATGCATGGAACTTAGAAAATCATGAAAAATTGACATTGGAGATATTACTTCCAACTATAGATATATGCATATTTGTGACTACAGTCAAGGCTAATAGTGATGCAACGAATGCTGAAAAAATTAAGATAGTAAGTGAGAAAGACAAGCAGATAATCCTAGTACAAAATATGATAGATTCAATTGAGGAGAAAATTGGTAGGAATGGAATAGTTGAAGAAGATAAAGTTACTATATTAAAAAAGTATAAAAAGAGAGCAGAGAGGCTCTTAATGGAAATTACAGATGATAAAGAAATATCGGAAGTTATTCAAATATCAGCACTTAATGGGCTGATGGGAATTGTGGATAAAGACAAGGAAAGATATGATAGTTCTAATTTTGAAATGTTTGTTAATGCTATAGAAAATTGTGCGGAAAATACTACTCCAAAGCTTAATGGACAGAGAGCTGAAAGTCTAATAGAAAAAATTAATAGTATAATTTCAACTGATCAAGAAATTATAAAGGGAAATAATTTAGGTGAAATAGAAGAATTAATAAAAGTAAGTAATAAAGAGATTGATAATCTTACAAATAAATTTGAGACTGCTCAGAATGAAATAGCTGAAAAGATTAAAGAAATTGAAAACATTACTTCAAATATAATAAAGGAAATATCATCGGTTCCATCTGAAAATATAGAAGATTATCTAGATATAGTGGATAGAATTAACAATAAAAATTTATATATTGAAAGTGATATTTTAAGCACTGTTAAGAAGTGTGAAAAAGATAAAAGAAGAATATATGATAGTCTTAATTTAGATATAAGATCTTCTTATGTTTTGCCAAGTATCGAAAGTAAAAATATTGAGATTAAGCATAAATATGAAGAAAGAACTGTGTTATTTAAAAAAGAAGGGGTTCTAAATAAGGGAAAAAGATTATTGTCTAATATATTTGACAAGGACTGGGGATATAAAGAAGTTGGATATGACGAGAGAATAATTGATAAAGATGAGACTATTAAGAGGGCCCAAAAAATATGTAGTGAAAATAAGAATAAATATATAAGTATATTAAAGGAATGGAGTAATCAATATACAAAAGCAATAGATACTTTCTATGAGGAAGTAGCAAGAAGAACAGAAGAATTTGAAGAAAAAAAAGAGCAAAATATAGAACTTTATGATATAGGAGAAGTAACTAAGGATCTAATAGGTATTAAAAACAAGCTTTCTAATTTAAGAGTGGATGTGAAAAATGAGGTAGCAATAACAAGTGATAATTATGAAAAAAATATTTCATATAGTATTCCAAAGCTACATTATAATTTTTATATGCTGAGTAATAAAGTTTTAGAAAAGAACTACCTATTAGTTGGAAAATATATAAATAAAAAGTGTAAGGAAAAGTCTAACAATATGGGTCTAAAGCTTTTTTGGACATGGGACATAGATTCTTGCAGAGATTTCATTTCTAGAATGTATGGAATTGATCTAGATTTTGAAGTATGTGAATTAATAAAGAGAGAAGGTTTATATAGTTTTGAAGATATAGCTATTATCTATGAATCTGGAAAAGGTACGCTTAAATTTTATGAAAAACTTAGACAGATAAAAGATATGACTTATAGTATGTTTATTATTTTTAATGGAATACAAATTGGAAATTCTAAGAAGCAGATTTTAGAAAGCAGAAATTTAAACTATTTCTTTAAGGAGAATAGTAATTTATCAGTGAATTTAGTAATAGATTCATGCAGAGAATTTATAAATGCGAATAATATAGAGGAGCTTCTCATAGAAGTTAAAAACCTAAAAGATAAAGTTATTAGTAGGTTCAGTAGTATAAGACCTGAATATATATTAATTAATTCTAAAAATCCAATATATAATATGGCATTAATAGAATCACAAGAAATTCATGAATTTTTGATAAGTGATTATAAAGTTATAAAAGAAAAACTGCTTGAAAATCCTTTATCAAGAGGAGTAGAAGAACAAGAAACTATTGAAAAGATTTTAAGCTATTTTTTGAATACCTCTAAAGAGGAAGGAGTATGA
- a CDS encoding dynamin family protein, translating to MTYINLIEDERFYRLLEKYLNNEKQGIDYNRYFEHFIENLNKKEIIVPVLGIQGAGKSSFLNAILMEDNILPTDVDETTCVPVEVRYGENTDEAVVYYLNGRKESIRIKELERYVHNDYNEANNLKVSKIVLYNKSEVLKDDIVLVDLPGVGSLTPQNQKTTLEYVDKLTAGIFLIRTNPPITRSEKNFINALWPKLANTIFVQNKWNDESIEDANEAREHNSGVLSSISYSHNEERDIKVDIVNVYEAVKGKFTGDEAAYNNSGIVKVIEEIKNISKEYNKDLMKVLSQRVDEALRNINDKITTYKTLALNEDNQNTLKKEERIKEIKTMLSENKRKLRDFRTYAEDEMNNIIDNSSKIIKENIENLRIELRRIINKGIVDGNRLSLIYKETSDKAINDIMDEILNSIGEFIKNINSRFENIRIKGFNGTYENISFFNKKSSIKYEKSIPALLGVSTGVIGTVGAVGMLGGPVGILVGMGISLAFSLIGDHMRKKIVESRAHYTLKDLEPMIEDLEIYLKEEITGDLMAKQKEIDESIKAMKSNLENIFKQDMEDLEKQYETNYNEENILEFEKDLKILRELIEEYKEK from the coding sequence ATGACATATATAAATTTAATAGAAGATGAAAGGTTTTATAGGTTATTAGAAAAATATCTTAACAATGAGAAGCAAGGTATAGATTATAACAGATACTTTGAACATTTTATTGAGAATTTGAATAAGAAAGAAATAATAGTTCCAGTTTTAGGAATTCAAGGTGCAGGAAAGAGTAGCTTTTTAAATGCCATACTAATGGAGGATAATATATTACCTACAGATGTTGATGAAACAACTTGCGTACCAGTTGAGGTTAGATATGGAGAAAATACTGATGAAGCTGTAGTATATTATCTAAATGGCAGAAAAGAATCTATACGTATAAAGGAATTGGAAAGATATGTACATAATGATTATAATGAAGCCAATAATCTTAAAGTATCTAAAATAGTATTATATAACAAGAGCGAGGTTTTAAAAGATGATATAGTACTTGTGGATTTGCCTGGTGTTGGAAGTTTGACACCGCAAAATCAGAAGACTACTTTAGAATATGTAGACAAGCTAACGGCAGGAATATTTTTAATCAGGACAAATCCACCAATTACAAGATCAGAGAAAAATTTTATAAATGCTTTGTGGCCTAAATTAGCTAATACTATTTTCGTTCAAAACAAATGGAATGATGAAAGTATTGAAGATGCAAATGAGGCAAGAGAACATAACTCTGGCGTATTAAGTAGTATAAGTTATTCTCATAATGAAGAAAGAGATATAAAAGTTGATATAGTAAATGTTTATGAGGCTGTAAAAGGAAAATTCACTGGAGATGAGGCAGCTTATAATAATTCAGGAATAGTTAAAGTAATAGAAGAAATTAAAAATATTTCGAAAGAATATAATAAAGATTTAATGAAGGTTTTAAGCCAAAGAGTTGATGAAGCTTTAAGAAACATTAATGATAAGATAACTACTTATAAAACTTTAGCATTAAATGAGGACAATCAAAATACTTTAAAAAAGGAAGAAAGAATCAAAGAGATAAAAACAATGTTATCGGAGAATAAAAGAAAATTAAGAGATTTTCGAACTTATGCGGAAGATGAAATGAATAATATTATAGATAATTCATCTAAAATAATAAAAGAGAACATTGAAAATTTAAGAATAGAATTAAGAAGAATTATAAATAAAGGAATAGTTGATGGTAATAGGCTTAGCTTAATATATAAAGAAACATCTGATAAAGCCATAAATGATATAATGGATGAGATTTTGAACAGTATTGGTGAATTTATAAAAAATATAAATAGCAGATTTGAAAATATAAGAATAAAAGGTTTTAATGGAACCTATGAGAATATATCATTCTTTAATAAAAAGAGTTCAATAAAGTATGAAAAGTCGATTCCAGCATTACTTGGGGTATCAACCGGGGTAATAGGGACAGTTGGAGCAGTGGGAATGCTTGGCGGCCCTGTAGGAATTTTGGTTGGAATGGGGATAAGTTTAGCCTTTTCTTTGATTGGAGATCATATGAGGAAAAAAATAGTTGAAAGTAGAGCTCATTATACTTTAAAAGATTTGGAGCCAATGATAGAAGATTTAGAAATATATTTAAAAGAAGAAATAACCGGAGATCTAATGGCAAAACAAAAGGAAATAGATGAATCCATAAAGGCAATGAAATCTAATCTAGAAAATATCTTTAAACAAGATATGGAAGACTTGGAGAAACAGTATGAAACTAATTATAACGAAGAAAATATTTTAGAATTTGAAAAAGATTTAAAAATATTAAGGGAATTAATCGAGGAATATAAGGAGAAATAA
- the pabB gene encoding aminodeoxychorismate synthase component I yields the protein MIDFKIKELNTYYDPFYTYDLFNDSKDSIFLDSSKEDKLLSKYSFIGLNPYKKFISRGRKVTIDNEEYNDVDPFEKLDEIIGNYKISINSNIPFVSGAIGYFSYDIGRVLERLPDESKEDFSIPDSIFIFFDNLIIFDLQNKKTYITSVGQLEESKNSILNIEKCLKNYIEGLPVNLEKTNNEFFSNFDKEEYKKAIASLKEYIRSGDVYIANMTRRIWCNNNEKPYEIYRKLRNTNKAPFSAYMNFEDFQIISSSPERFLSIIDGKVQTRPIKGTRPRGKDYEEDERNRNELMASEKDKSELLMIVDLERNDLSKVCKPKSVKVTELFKLEEYETVFHLVATIEGRLRENVSSVKCIRECFPGGSITGAPKIRAMEIIEELEKLKRNIYTGSIGYFDLRGNSDFNIVIRTIIKKGDKAYLGVGGGITWESIEEEEWLETIDKAKALMEVL from the coding sequence ATGATAGATTTTAAGATTAAAGAGTTAAATACATATTATGATCCTTTTTATACATATGATCTTTTTAATGATAGTAAAGATTCTATATTTTTAGATAGTTCGAAAGAAGACAAATTGTTATCAAAGTATTCCTTTATTGGATTGAATCCATATAAAAAATTTATCTCTAGAGGGAGAAAAGTAACTATTGATAATGAAGAATATAACGATGTAGATCCATTTGAAAAATTAGACGAAATTATTGGGAATTATAAAATCAGTATTAATAGCAACATTCCTTTTGTGAGCGGTGCTATTGGTTATTTTTCTTATGATATAGGAAGAGTGTTAGAGCGTCTGCCAGATGAATCAAAGGAAGATTTTAGTATACCTGATAGTATTTTTATTTTCTTTGACAATCTAATAATCTTTGATTTACAAAATAAAAAAACTTATATAACTTCAGTTGGGCAACTTGAAGAATCTAAAAATAGCATACTAAATATAGAAAAGTGCCTAAAGAATTATATTGAGGGGCTTCCAGTAAATTTAGAAAAAACAAATAATGAATTCTTTTCAAATTTTGATAAAGAAGAGTATAAAAAAGCTATAGCATCTCTTAAAGAATATATAAGAAGTGGAGATGTATATATAGCTAATATGACTAGAAGAATATGGTGTAATAATAATGAAAAGCCATATGAAATATATAGAAAATTGAGAAATACAAATAAAGCACCATTTTCAGCATATATGAATTTTGAAGATTTTCAAATAATAAGTTCTTCACCTGAAAGATTTTTATCAATTATAGATGGTAAGGTTCAAACAAGACCTATTAAAGGAACTAGACCTAGAGGAAAAGATTATGAGGAAGATGAGAGAAATAGAAATGAGTTAATGGCTTCGGAAAAAGATAAATCAGAGCTTTTAATGATTGTCGATTTAGAAAGGAATGATCTGAGTAAAGTTTGTAAACCTAAATCAGTAAAAGTTACAGAGCTTTTTAAATTAGAGGAGTATGAGACTGTATTTCATCTTGTGGCAACAATAGAAGGAAGATTAAGAGAAAATGTGTCTTCAGTAAAGTGCATAAGGGAGTGTTTTCCTGGGGGATCAATTACAGGTGCGCCTAAAATACGAGCAATGGAAATAATAGAAGAGCTTGAGAAGCTGAAAAGAAATATCTATACAGGCTCTATAGGGTACTTTGATTTAAGAGGAAATAGCGATTTTAACATAGTTATTAGAACTATTATAAAAAAAGGGGATAAAGCTTACTTAGGAGTTGGCGGAGGAATAACATGGGAATCTATTGAAGAAGAGGAGTGGTTAGAGACAATAGACAAAGCTAAAGCGTTGATGGAGGTATTATAG
- a CDS encoding anthranilate synthase component II: MILMIDNYDSFVYNLVRYFEEIGEIVDVVRNDKINMESIRKNKYYGIVISPGPKNPKQAGLCLDIIDKFKNETPILGICLGHQCIGHYFGGEIIKGDRPMHGKISEVIHNNSGIFYNVKNPLKVTRYHSLIIDKKKLPEELVVTAETSDGVIMGIRHNELPIYGVQFHPEAELTEEGHKILGNFILECKRFRNDRF, from the coding sequence GTGATACTAATGATAGATAATTATGATTCGTTTGTATATAATCTGGTCAGATATTTTGAAGAAATTGGGGAAATTGTAGATGTAGTTAGAAATGATAAAATTAATATGGAGAGCATAAGAAAGAATAAATATTATGGTATAGTTATTTCACCAGGACCTAAAAATCCCAAGCAAGCAGGCTTGTGCCTAGATATTATTGATAAATTTAAAAATGAAACTCCAATATTGGGTATATGTCTTGGACATCAGTGTATAGGACATTATTTTGGCGGAGAAATAATTAAAGGTGACAGGCCTATGCATGGTAAAATAAGTGAAGTAATACATAATAATAGTGGGATATTCTATAATGTTAAGAATCCATTAAAGGTAACAAGATATCATTCCCTAATTATTGATAAGAAGAAACTCCCAGAAGAATTAGTGGTTACGGCAGAAACGTCAGATGGGGTAATTATGGGGATTAGACATAATGAACTACCTATATATGGAGTTCAATTCCATCCAGAAGCAGAACTTACGGAAGAAGGCCATAAAATCTTAGGGAATTTTATTTTAGAGTGCAAGAGGTTTAGAAATGATAGATTTTAA
- a CDS encoding aminotransferase class IV, with the protein MRRIVHDYDKVMLDDGVFFGRGIFETILCKEKPIYLEEHLQRLKKDMMELNLQPLVEEKFLRDHLNKLEIKNKVLKITVTPLNIIITEREIAYKDDDYKKGMSLTISKVRRNSTSRLSSIKSTCYIENIIEKENAKKLGYDDVIFLNEKGNVTETSCANIFMIKNNEIFTPNGEDGLLKGIIRDKIMKKFKVTEKSITIDDLTHSEEVIITNSIMGAMSIKQINETKYNSEKFRHIFNENLRS; encoded by the coding sequence GTGAGAAGGATAGTTCATGATTATGATAAAGTAATGCTTGACGATGGAGTATTTTTTGGAAGAGGAATATTTGAAACAATTCTTTGTAAGGAGAAACCTATATATTTAGAAGAGCATTTACAGAGATTAAAAAAAGATATGATGGAATTAAATTTACAGCCATTAGTGGAAGAAAAATTTTTAAGAGATCATTTAAATAAGTTGGAGATAAAAAACAAAGTATTAAAAATAACTGTTACACCTTTAAACATTATAATAACCGAAAGAGAAATTGCATATAAAGATGACGATTATAAAAAAGGAATGTCGTTAACAATTTCAAAGGTAAGACGTAACAGTACTTCACGATTATCCTCTATCAAATCTACATGCTATATAGAAAACATAATTGAAAAAGAAAATGCTAAGAAATTAGGCTACGATGATGTGATATTTTTAAATGAAAAAGGCAATGTTACAGAAACGAGCTGTGCCAATATATTTATGATAAAAAATAATGAAATTTTTACTCCAAATGGTGAAGATGGATTATTAAAAGGTATAATAAGAGATAAGATTATGAAAAAATTTAAGGTAACCGAAAAAAGTATCACTATAGATGATCTAACACATTCGGAAGAGGTAATTATAACAAATAGCATAATGGGGGCAATGTCTATAAAACAGATTAATGAAACTAAATATAATAGTGAAAAGTTTAGACATATATTTAATGAAAATTTGAGGAGTTAG
- a CDS encoding dynamin family protein, with protein sequence MNIFKNCVDRQNRIDKVVNILDNDEITAKNLLIKDRIINPAHYIVMLGETSSGKSALINSIFQRKILVESVKPTTGIVTEVIIDESSEETLFAINNDLSIDVLDDDSFSNLTVKPDGNINRLRYIGPCKDSRYSGMRIFDTPGYGSLVERHEEVLKNFIPESDFIIYVVSYKTGIGEDDFQFLKYVGEIINDNVEVVLAVNMCPQNIDMDNKRINEIRNSVSECIHKDIETFLIESSIEKNPDTDKLWNYIYKKVNDPDKEGELSETLKNYQDYLLRECDIKISSRIAEIECKKEEVVEKANVIKEFLDKKDEILDVIENGFVKIKLKAVRLIGKSDMKIKENITNYIYDESKWSMKEETFTLMQHYYVPKLTSEETENLNTYIEDEVINLDREVENILNTEIIKLKENVKRSTPSYNKVVEDIIEKHRGDSIERATGEMFRTVYKGKFNNSEKDYAISKNLKKLSNTFEKSSVGEVNNNLNHLLKTIRATSLKGITESLNVFTDSIFFLYDSLTWQKKINEISVTAIDNWANNIEGSLRKYLDELKEISKEEVLVLFDELSEEFTNTKDELKNISSEELVRLKKEIEFLLYKCLLINITK encoded by the coding sequence ATGAATATTTTTAAAAACTGCGTTGATAGACAAAACAGGATTGATAAGGTAGTTAATATTCTTGATAATGATGAAATTACAGCAAAGAATTTATTAATAAAGGATAGAATAATTAATCCAGCTCACTATATTGTTATGCTAGGCGAGACTAGCTCAGGAAAAAGTGCGTTAATAAATAGTATTTTTCAAAGGAAAATACTAGTGGAGAGCGTTAAACCAACAACTGGAATTGTAACAGAAGTTATAATAGATGAGAGTTCTGAAGAAACATTATTTGCTATAAATAATGATTTGAGTATAGATGTTTTGGATGATGATAGTTTTTCGAATCTTACAGTAAAACCAGATGGTAATATAAATAGATTAAGATATATTGGACCGTGCAAAGATTCGAGGTATTCTGGAATGAGGATTTTCGATACTCCTGGATATGGATCACTTGTTGAAAGGCATGAAGAAGTTTTAAAGAACTTTATACCAGAAAGCGATTTTATAATATATGTTGTGTCATATAAAACTGGAATTGGAGAAGATGATTTTCAGTTCTTAAAATATGTTGGCGAAATTATAAACGATAATGTGGAAGTTGTACTTGCAGTAAATATGTGCCCACAAAATATAGATATGGATAATAAAAGAATCAATGAAATTAGAAATAGCGTTTCTGAATGTATCCATAAAGATATAGAAACATTTCTTATTGAAAGCAGTATTGAAAAGAATCCTGACACAGATAAGCTCTGGAACTATATATACAAAAAAGTTAATGATCCAGATAAAGAAGGAGAGCTTTCAGAAACTCTAAAGAATTATCAGGATTACTTATTGCGTGAATGCGATATAAAAATTAGTTCCAGAATTGCGGAAATAGAATGCAAAAAAGAAGAGGTAGTAGAAAAAGCTAATGTAATTAAGGAATTTTTAGATAAAAAAGATGAGATATTAGATGTTATAGAAAACGGATTTGTAAAAATAAAATTAAAAGCAGTAAGGCTTATAGGAAAATCCGATATGAAAATCAAAGAGAATATTACGAACTATATATACGATGAAAGTAAATGGTCAATGAAGGAAGAAACCTTCACCTTAATGCAGCACTACTATGTTCCAAAGTTAACAAGCGAGGAAACTGAAAACTTAAATACCTATATTGAAGATGAAGTTATTAATTTAGATAGAGAAGTTGAGAACATTCTAAACACAGAAATTATTAAGCTAAAGGAGAATGTTAAAAGAAGTACACCTTCATATAACAAGGTTGTAGAAGATATCATAGAAAAGCATAGAGGGGATTCTATTGAACGAGCTACAGGAGAAATGTTTAGGACAGTATATAAAGGTAAATTCAATAATTCAGAAAAGGATTATGCTATTAGTAAAAATTTAAAGAAGCTTTCTAATACATTTGAAAAATCATCTGTTGGAGAAGTTAATAATAATTTAAATCACTTATTAAAAACAATAAGGGCTACATCTTTAAAGGGAATTACTGAATCTTTAAATGTTTTTACCGATTCTATATTCTTTTTATATGATTCTTTAACATGGCAGAAAAAGATAAATGAAATATCTGTAACGGCTATAGATAATTGGGCGAATAATATTGAAGGGTCTTTAAGAAAATACTTAGATGAACTGAAAGAAATAAGTAAAGAAGAAGTATTAGTTTTATTTGATGAATTAAGTGAGGAATTCACCAATACAAAAGATGAATTAAAAAATATAAGTTCTGAAGAATTAGTTAGATTAAAGAAGGAAATAGAATTTTTATTATATAAATGCCTGCTTATAAATATTACAAAGTAA
- a CDS encoding SAM-dependent methyltransferase — translation MNLINSLYVKYLSRFDDIPYRIKFQNNKEFIIGKGTPQFEINIKGEISKKDLIRSTFLAIGEAYIKGNIEIKGDLFEVINIFISQIDKISSGSKQVKNTILQSNSSKKQKGEIQEHYDIGNNFYSLWLDDTMTYSCGYFKSNNDSLHDAQINKINHILAKLNIKEGMSVLDVGCGWGSLLIEAAEKYSVHGIGITLSQEQYKKFNERIKERKLEKLLEVRLMDYRNLAESGLSFDRVVSVGMIEHIGRENYELFIKNIDSVLKPKGLCLLDYINSLKEYSVDPWIKKYILKEAVIPSFREIIDICSNYNFHTIDVENFRRHYVKTLLYWRANFNNNLSEVSKMFDEEFIRMWELYLCSCAAMFNNGIIDIHQLLISKGINDDLPMTREYMYNK, via the coding sequence ATGAATCTAATAAATAGTCTTTATGTTAAATATTTATCAAGGTTCGATGATATACCATATAGGATTAAGTTTCAAAATAATAAAGAATTTATTATAGGGAAGGGTACACCTCAATTCGAAATAAATATTAAGGGGGAAATAAGTAAAAAAGACTTAATTAGAAGTACGTTCCTTGCGATTGGTGAAGCTTATATTAAAGGGAATATAGAGATAAAAGGAGATTTATTTGAAGTTATAAATATATTTATTAGTCAGATTGATAAAATTTCATCAGGTAGTAAGCAAGTAAAAAACACGATTCTTCAATCCAATTCTTCAAAAAAACAAAAAGGTGAGATTCAAGAGCACTATGATATAGGAAATAATTTCTATAGCTTATGGCTTGATGATACTATGACATATTCATGTGGATATTTTAAATCAAATAATGATAGTTTGCATGACGCGCAAATTAATAAAATTAATCATATACTAGCAAAGTTAAACATAAAAGAAGGCATGAGCGTCTTGGATGTAGGATGTGGGTGGGGATCTTTACTTATTGAAGCGGCAGAAAAATATAGTGTTCATGGTATTGGAATTACATTAAGCCAAGAGCAATATAAAAAATTTAATGAAAGAATAAAAGAAAGAAAGCTTGAAAAATTACTAGAAGTTAGACTTATGGATTACCGAAATTTAGCTGAAAGTGGATTATCATTTGATAGAGTTGTAAGTGTTGGTATGATTGAGCATATAGGAAGAGAGAATTATGAACTATTTATAAAAAATATTGATTCTGTCTTAAAACCAAAAGGTCTATGTTTATTGGATTATATTAATTCGTTAAAAGAATATTCTGTAGATCCATGGATTAAAAAGTATATTCTTAAAGAAGCAGTTATTCCAAGTTTTAGAGAAATTATAGACATTTGTAGTAATTATAATTTCCATACTATCGATGTTGAAAATTTTAGAAGGCATTATGTTAAGACTTTACTATATTGGAGAGCGAATTTTAATAACAATCTAAGTGAAGTTTCTAAAATGTTTGATGAAGAATTTATAAGAATGTGGGAACTTTATCTTTGTTCATGTGCGGCAATGTTTAATAATGGAATAATAGATATTCATCAATTACTAATTTCTAAAGGAATAAATGATGATCTTCCTATGACAAGAGAATATATGTATAATAAATAA